The nucleotide window TGTAACATTCTTGCAGGGAAAAGAAAGTTCCCTGCCCCGTTATAATCATCTATTTTAAAcaatagatgtaaaaaaaaaaatatctacaaTGCTCTGTTATATTAGTAAAGcttcaaaacaaaaattgagCCCCTTGGTCACAACGTAGGCTTCTACAGTCTGATCTACCCTTGATCTTCTAGTCATCAGTTCTGTCACACGTAAGCTTCAAAGTTTAACTGCACCTCcaaaaaacacagaaatgtaCAATTCACAGCAGTTATAAATGAAGAGACAAAAGACAGTATGTATGCAGAATGTTCACGAacgtgcaaaaaaaaaaaggatgaaggttgtatttttctttcctctctctcttggAATGACGAATGAAAACGTTTCTAGATTTGTtgatgttttttcctttcctccggTGGCTTTTTCTCTAACTTctgctcttccccctccctctctagTGCTCCTGGCTCGGGCTCAGGCTGCCGCACACCTGTGGAAGAGGAATGAATAGAGGGGGTGTGTGAACCTTCTCGCTGCAGACTAACTGGCGCCACCGACCAAACTCAAGACACGCTTGATCAACAACCCAAAACAAACCACCAGGTCAGACAACACCGGAGCCCGCGGCCAGGCTCCGCGCCGAGCCGGCAGCTGCGCGTCCCCAGGAAGCTGGGAGAGGAGACCCCCTCCCGGGACCCTGGCCGCGTCTCCCCCTGTGGGTGTCAGACTGCACCGGGGAACAACAGGGCAGCTCCCACGCCCACGAAGTGCCCTCTCTCTCCGGTTAGGGAGGGTCGGAAGAGCCCACTTGTCACCAGGGGAGAAACGGGGGCGGCGGGGACCAGAGCCGATTAGTCACCACTGAGAGTGAACCCGAGTTCTAAAGTGAAGTGTGGGTTCACTTGCGATTTGTGTGGCAGGGATAGAGACCATGTCTGTTTCCTCGGGAGTTTGCCCTCACCGCGGAGCCTGGCAGCGGAAGCCCCCGGCACTGGCAACCCGCCACCCGAGACGGGAAATGCGCGCTCACCTGGACAGCGCGGCTCAGCGGCACAGAATGCTGTCGCCCTGCTTGTTCACCGCGCCGGCCTGGAACAGCAACCGAACACCAAGGCAAAGGTTAGCAGCGCAAACAACGCACTAGTCACGGTCCCGGGTTCGTCCTCAGGCACCAGGCTAGAGCGCCAACGCCCCCACGCCACTTGGTAGCCTGGGGGGCCCTCCGGGCTCGGCTCGAGTTGACAGCCCGGGATGCGCATAGTCCGGAGTCCCGCCCTGCGTGTTCTCTCGCCCGCACTGGCGGAGCCCTACCGGCCACCGGCTGCCCGGGTCGCCCAGGGAAGAAGGGGGGGGGCTGTCATTCTTGGCCGGCCCCCGCCCGGAGGAGGGTGAGCTCCGGGTCCGGTCACCCCGCTACCGCCCCCGACCCGCGCGGCGCCCGCCCCTAGCCGGCGCCAGCCTCTCACCGGGTCGGTGTTGAGCGCCGTGAGCGGGGTCCGCGGCGGCGCCGCCGGACAGGTCCCGGCCGGGTGGTGCGGCGGCGCGGGCGGCGGTGGCTGCCTCAGCAGAGCTGGGTGCGTCTCCAGGGCCAGCTGCAGGTCCAGGATGTAGTCGATAACGTGCTGCAGGATCTCCACTTTGCTGACTTTCTTGTTCGGTGGGATGGTGGGCACCAGCTTCCGCAGGCGGCTGTAGCAGTCGTTCATATCGCACTGCAGACACAGCGCCGGTTCGTCTGCCGCCGCCTCGGCCGCCTTGCAGcgcgctgccgccgccgccgccgccgcggccgcCGAGCCGCCCAGGCTGTGGCCGTGCTCCGCCAGGCAACGCAGCGCCAGCTCGCCGCCGCCGCAGCCCGACGGCGCCTTGCGGCCCGAGGGGCGCACCGGGCTCACCGCCTTCATCGCGCGCGCCCTGTGTCCTGCGCGAGCGGACCCGCTGGGCGAGCTAAGGAGGCAGGAAAGGTCGCCCGCGGCCCGCTCggcttccttttccttcttgccTGGCGCGCTCGGGGCACTGCGATGCTCCCAGCGATCCGGAGCCCAACAGTTGACGGGAGGGTCACTCTGGGTTTGCGAGGGGATCTCTGCTCAGCGGGCGACCGTCGGCCCGAACTAAaggcaagaaaaattaaaaaaaaaaacaccagaaaaGTAGCCCACCCGGGTCCCCTAGTCACTCCCTTCGGAGGTCCGACTGAGCGCGGCGCCGCCGAGCTCCCCTAGCCGGAGATCTCCGCACTCTGGTATTACTCACAGCCGCGCCTCCTCCACTACGGTCTGGCCCAGCCCGCCGCGCAGCTGTATTTATAGAGCCGCGCGTTCGGGGGCGGGGCCAGGTCGCAGCGCTAGCCAGCGGAGTCCGGCTGGGCGCGCGAGCGGGTGCGCGGAGGGAGGAGGCGAGGGCGGGCTTCGGGCGCCGCTGAGAggcggggagctgggcaacccgaGTGGAGGAGTGGGCGGGGGTCGGGAGTGGCCAGCCAATCAGGAGAGCAGTGCTACCTCAGGGAAGGACGCTCGGACCAATGGGAAAGGCACTCCGTTCCGTCAACGCTGGGGGTAGGGGTTCTGAGAAAAGAGAGCTGGGTGGGAGTCGGGCCAGGCTGGTGTGTGCCcgagggaggggaaaagagagaagttCCTGTGAAGAACTGCGGGAATGTGCGGCTGGAATTCGCTCCCCCCTTCCCGCCTAGGCTGCCGAGGGAGCGCTGGGCCCTGCCACTTCTAATAGCGCGGCGCCCAGGGACCCTCCGccacccatccctccatccctagAAGTCCAGTGCCTTAAGACAGACGCACTGCTCAATAAGGCACGTTTCttctgtcctttatttccttcctctgtTTTATTATTCGCCTTTTCACATTTGCGGAAACCATAATGACAGAATGGAATGTGTAGcctttccgtttttttttttttttttaataacgcGGAAGCTtagcaaaagtattaaaaaaaaaaaaaaaggaaaagaataccaAATCGAATTCAGGGAGAAAAGCGATATCAATAAAACAGAAACGTGGTGGTggggttttattgattttcttttaccCATCTAGATGCAAAAATGGGCTCAAGAAATGCGTTTGCCTTGCACATTAAATTAGAGCACGTAAAGATTAAAAATGCATGGACGTGGAGTATTTAAAATTCCACCATATAATATTAATCCGTTTTATGTAAAATTCATACCTGTAACTTAATTTAGGCCATTAATGCACTGCTTCACGTATTAGTCAGCGTACCCCTCTTTAAATAAAGTGATGAGAATGTCCAGAGTCTCCTTTGGCAACAAAGGATTAAAATTCACACTTCCACTCTCTGGGGTCCGCTTGGTCCCCACCCTGCAAAAAAGGCCTATTAATTAGGGGCATTTTTGTGTTTAGATTTCTAATGGAAAAGCTGTCCTTCTTCAAAACAAAATTGTACAATGAACTCTGGTAGAGCATTGTGTGtacccttcaaaaaaaaaaaactgaaccatTCAGATGAGAAATAAGCATAAAACTTAGTCAGTGGGGGAATGAATTTTCAGCACTTCACTCTGCAAACCTTTCCACCTTTAGCCACACTTGGAGCTGAATTAACCcaagaattttcttctttcttgtacATGACATGGACTGGTGCCTTCATTTTCATAGATAATTGCAAGAAAGAGACTTGAACTTAATTTTTTCCTGTCCTATGTAtgtacttcattttcttcctaCTCCCTTCCCGGGACTGAAATACCTGCACCAAGCATATATTTTGTTTAGCCATGTGCAGACTTTATTTAATGCTCATTTCACAGGTAGATGTAATAACCCTTTTCTAATCCTTATATATTACTGCCTGGAATAATTGTAAACAACTGACATTCTCATTCATTTATGTGCATACATAGATGGTCTGCATACACATTATCAAGACAATCAGAATTATAAAAACTGAAAGAAGGactttcttttaaagacaggCATAGTCATACATATTCTTAAATTAATGCAAATACATAGGAGAGAATATTGTGGTTTTAGATAGAAAGTTAGGAGAAGGAGCCCTAGGGAGTATAAACTATTATCTTGGAGTTATACAATCAGAGGTGAtgatgataaatgaataaatgttagaTGTTTTGTTCCATTGGTTTCTCTTTCCTAGTGTTTTAAAAAGTGCTTACAAATTAAAAACCCAAGATTTTTCTCTGTTAGGCAAATTTAACTATGCTAATACATGTCCAAGGTACACTCACATCTAAATCTTTACATATCCTGacttgattaaaattaaaatttcttttaaatatgtgaCAGAGGAATGCTCTTATTCATCTTTTTAGAATTTGCTAAGTCCCAGAGAACCATTCCCTGGATGTGGCAAGTGTCAAATGCCTAAGTTTTAGGTTTTGTTGGAGGTGCTCTGTGCAACTGGCTTAAAGTGGAAAGACTAAGTTACTTTGTGTGGGGGGGATGGGGGGAGGTTCAAAGAAAAGTACCTGTGCCATGTTATCAAGAACATTCAGGAAAAATGTGATCCCTAAATCCTGCTGGTGAAGGAGGTAGAAACAGTTATTGTATTCCTTATTTTAAAGGTTAGAAGGCATGAAGGCATTAAAGAATTAAAGTGCTACATAAACTGTTACACAAAGGGAATAAGGAATATCATCCTGCACTTTTGGGCCCGTAAAACCAGAGAGCACTAGAAGCTActcaattttatgtttttgtgtacTTAGCCATAGATAAACTTAAGTGACCTCAACGCTGAAGTCGTGAAAGACTCCCAGCAAGAATAGTTCAGAACAAGAGCTTACTCAGCAATGATCAGATTTTGGACAAACCTTATAAGTTACATTATTTCTATTGTGCAGAGAAGAAACTTTTAGCTTGTGACTCTTTCTTTACATCCAAGAGCTTCACTTGCACTTGTGAAAAATAAGATGGGCTAGCCCAAAGCCCTTTGCCACGGAAGTACTAGAGATTCCCCAAAGTTGCCTGGAATGCAACACTCATAGGAGAATCTCTAGGAAGCCCTGGTGTCCTGAGCCGTGTATATACCCTTTCTCCAGACACAGAGGTCTGCAGCCCTCTCTTGGGATGCATTCTCCATGCTAATCAGACCCTTGCTGAACTCACAATCACCCTGTGTTTACATGAAGCGAGGGTATCAAAGCATATTGTACTATTCAGCCCAAATGCATTTTCAGGacttgatactttttttttccatggcCTCCAAGG belongs to Nycticebus coucang isolate mNycCou1 chromosome 9, mNycCou1.pri, whole genome shotgun sequence and includes:
- the ID4 gene encoding DNA-binding protein inhibitor ID-4, with translation MKAVSPVRPSGRKAPSGCGGGELALRCLAEHGHSLGGSAAAAAAAAAARCKAAEAAADEPALCLQCDMNDCYSRLRKLVPTIPPNKKVSKVEILQHVIDYILDLQLALETHPALLRQPPPPAPPHHPAGTCPAAPPRTPLTALNTDPAGAVNKQGDSILCR